A window from Mya arenaria isolate MELC-2E11 chromosome 9, ASM2691426v1 encodes these proteins:
- the LOC128245751 gene encoding uncharacterized transmembrane protein DDB_G0289901-like, with the protein MSQQQAPGSYDYSQAYPYTQAATGSTGYDYSSYNYAQAGYSTYDGYSNYSGYSQTPGSYDSYYNYYTQPGTTTATAAAGSSAATSQSTVSGQSPAAPVTGLTVAPPPPPPSDPSQIPTSPPSTPGSSSWGAGYSGGSQGYGTPTPAPPASGQPIQTTSGYGQYGTTNQSQSGTDPASQPSSGYSHPSAGSYSGYSQSQDQSSSSGYSQPSSGYSQPSSGYNQPSSGYSQPSSGYTQSQGQSRGSGYSQPSSGYSQSQGQASSSGYSQPSSGYSQSQGQNSSSGYSQPSSGYSQSQGPNSNSGYSQGPGSSSGYSQPSSGYSQPADQAASSSYQQQSSGYDNQGKSSYGGSGSGYYNPDQNKFKSSGSYEQGNNQPKSYNSSYSQQSSQKTEYGKTYEQNEYGGSGSGSNKGGNYTGLNTGVPGKGFNPQDGGSRGFSGSDRGRGGFGRGGSGGNNYQDRGGRGGFRGNMRGGGGGRGGWDNNDSGGFERGSRGRGFDDAGGRGRGGFDRGRGRGGFGGRGRGGDFSGGGGKGDWGESGGDGGGFGNRGGRGGFERGRGGDRGGSFRGNRGRGGLGFQKDGKTDNGKEVDSQQSKPWVNIGENNELKRKMEPSEISPPKKKKEEETVDVQPFIQAHIEENCGANLEHRKLAEESLKKMMQPMYCLLCNARMSGPPQALMHYQGKNHQKKIKNFITTGMQKYAEKVKNEETKSDEQLKREKLEEEERNRLLDEKVAQARVTLNLQDSDFCKLCCVEFSSQQQAEQHYKGKNHQKRIRMASAPEEELGGFLCDVCNVRVMSQEILNVHLAGQKHKSKAARDKLLSHKGRKDEDKIIPQGGLLVEGGTRLRPGGWNKNPGEISYQPRTRPNIDYSNFRTPSGKFYCPMCDVTMNTEIQFAQHSQSKPHRQKQMEKKYQELNNKT; encoded by the exons ATGTCACAGCAACAAGCTCCCGGCAGTTATG ACTACAGCCAAGCTTACCCATACACACAAGCAGCGACAGGCAGTACAGGATATGATTACTCCAGCTACAACTACGCACAGGCAGGCTACAGCACCTATGATGGTTATTCCA ATTACAGTGGGTACAGTCAGACACCAGGAAGTTACGACAgttactacaactactacactCAGCCAGGAACAACgacagcaacagcagcagcaggaaGTTCAGCAGCTACATCACAGAG tactgtaagTGGCCAGTCACCGGCAGCACCAGTAACAG gTTTGACCGTAGCTCCTCCCCCACCTCCACCCTCTGACCCCAGCCAGATTCCTACAAGCCCTCCCAGTACTCCTGGGTCCAGCTCCTGGGGTGCTGGATATTCCGGAGGTAGTCAAGGATACGGCACCCCCACACCTGCCCCACCCGCATCTGGTCAACCCATCCAGACAACATCAGGTTACGGACAGTACGGCACGACCAACCAATCGCAATCAG GTACGGATCCAGCTTCACAGCCTTCAAGTGGCTATAGCCATCCGTCAGCAGGTTCTTACAGTGGCTATAGCCAGTCCCAGGATCAGTCTAGCAGCAGTGGCTATAGTCAGCCTTCCAGTGGATATAGCCAGCCATCCAGTGGATATAACCAGCCATCCAGTGGATATAGCCAGCCTTCCAGTGGATATACACAGTCCCAGGGACAGTCTAGGGGCAGTGGTTATAGCCAACCATCCAGTGGATATAGCCAGTCCCAGGGGCAGGCTAGCAGCAGTGGTTATAGCCAGCCATCCAGTGGATATAGCCAGTCCCAGGGACAGAATAGTAGTAGTGGTTATAGCCAGCCATCCAGTGGATATAGCCAGTCCCAGGGGCCGAACAGTAACAGTGGTTATAGCCAGGGTCCGGGCAGCAGCAGTGGGTACAGTCAGCCATCTAGTGGATATAGTCAACCAGCAGATCAGGCCGCTAGCAGCTCATATCAACAGCAATCCAGCGGGTATGACAACCAGGGAAAGTCCAGCTATGGGGGAAGTGGGTCAGGCTATTACAATCCAGATCAAAACAAGTTTAAATCAAGTGGCTCATATGAACAGGGAAATAATCAGCCTAAGAGCTATAACAGCAGCTATAGTCAGCAGTCGTCTCAGAAAACTGAATATGGGAAGACATATGAACAGAATGAATATGGGGGGAGTGGTAGTGGAAGTAACAAGGGTGGAAATTACACAGGTTTGAACACTGGCGTTCCAGGAAAAGGATTTAATCCACAGGATGGTGGAAGTAGGGGATTTTCTGGCTCGGACAGGGGGAGGGGAGGGTTCGGGCGAGGGGGATCTGGGGGGAATAATTACCAAGATAGGGGAGGGCGAGGGGGATTTAGGGGGAATATGAGAGGGGGAGGCGGTGGTAGAGGGGGATGGGATAATAATGATTCAGGGGGATTTGAAAGAGGATCTAGGGGTAGAGGATTTGATGATGCCGGAGGGAGAGGCAGGGGTGGGTTTGATAGGGGAAGGGGGAGAGGCGGATTTGGTGGAAGAGGGAGGGGAGGAGATTTTAGTGGAGGGGGAGGAAAGGGTGATTGGGGAGAGTCAGGGGGAGATGGGGGTGGGTTCGGAAATAGGGGTGGAAGAGGGGGATTTGAGAGGGGCAGAGGTGGTGACAGGGGAGGTTCCTTCAGGGGAAATAGGGGCAGGGGAGGATTGGGCTTTCAGAAGGATGGTAAAACAGACAATGGTAAAGAGGTTGATAGTCAGCAGAGTAAACCTTGGGTAAATATTGGAGAAAACAATGAACTGAAGAGAAAAATGGAGCCATCCGAAATTAGTCCTCCTAAGAAGAAAAAGGAGGAAGAAACAGTTGATGTTCAGCCCTTCATTCAAGCTCACATTGAAGAAAACTGTGGTGCCAATCTTGAGCATAGAAAACTGGCCGAGGAGTCACTGAAGAAAATGATGCAGCCCATGTATTGTCTGCTCTGCAACGCGAGAATGAGTGGTCCGCCCCAGGCTCTAATGCATTACCAGGGGAAAAATCATCAGAAGAAGATCAAGAACTTCATAACAACAGGTATGCAGAAATACGCAGAAAAGGTGAAAAATGAAGAAACAAAGTCGGACGAGCAATTAAAGCGTGAAAAGCTTGAAGAGGAAGAAAGAAACCGACTTCTTGATGAGAAAGTCGCTCAG GCACGGGTGACCTTGAACTTACAGGACTCTGATTTCTGCAAGCTTTGTTGTGTGGAGTTCTCATCACAGCAGCAGGCTGAACAGCACTATAAGGGCAAAAACCATCAAAAACGGATACGAATGGCCAGCGCTCCCGAGGAGGAACT AGGTGGATTCTTATGCGATGTCTGCAACGTACGAGTGATGTCACAAGAGATACTCAATGTCCATCTTGCAGGACAGAAACACAAGTCAAAAGCAGCTAGGGACAAACTACTTAGTCATAAAGGCAGAAAAGACGAAGATAAAATCATTCCTCAGGGTGGATTGTTGGTCGAGGGCGGGACTCGACTTAGGCCCG GGGGTTGGAACAAGAACCCAGGTGAGATCTCGTACCAACCACGCACAAGACCCAACATAGACTACAGCAATTTTCGTACACCAAGCGGCAAGTTCTACTGCcccatgtgtgacgtcacaatGAACACTGAAATCCAGTTTGCTCAACATAGCCAAAGCAAGCCGCATAGGCAAAAACAGATGGAGAAAAAGTATCAagaacttaataataaaacttga